The genomic DNA TCCTGGCGCGTGCCGCTGGCGAGATAGGTGCTGGCGCTTTCGCCCTGGTCCATGGCCACGCGCAACAGGCGCATTTTTTCTCCCACCCCGCCGGGTCCTTCATATTTGCCCACGGGGAAGCTTTCCGCCAGGGCTTTGTCAACGCGCAACGTCACCTCCGGTTTGCCGGCGTCCGGGCGGCAGGAGACGATCAGCCAGGCCTGCCCCTGTACCTCATTGAATGTTGCCGTTCCGGTCAGGGTAGCCCGTTGCAATGGGCTGTTTGTGTAGGGTTTATCCATGGTCCACACGGGCGGCGTTTTTGCCGGAGCGGTCAGGGAAAAACATGCGAGGGCAAAGAGAGCCAGAAAAAAGGCGCGTATTTTCATAAGATTCCTCCGATACGATGTTCCGTTTTCAGATGCAAAGGCGCAATGCGGGATACGGCATGATGAAAACATCCAGGTGCGTAGTGTATCCCGTTCGTGCCAATTGCCTCTATAAAAAAGTTTTTGCCTATTGCAGGCTGTATACTCTTTTTCCGGCAAGAGGAGAATACGGTGGGGGAAAATTTTTGGGGTAAAGGCCGGCCGGGCGCGCCGGGGCATCCGGCAAATATGGCGGCAAGCGGATCATGCTGCGCTTGTTGCGCGCGTTACGGCCCGGATTGAGGCCACGGTCCCGCGGAGCGCAGGCCGAATAACAGCGG from uncultured delta proteobacterium includes the following:
- a CDS encoding conserved exported hypothetical protein (Evidence 4 : Homologs of previously reported genes of unknown function), whose protein sequence is MKIRAFFLALFALACFSLTAPAKTPPVWTMDKPYTNSPLQRATLTGTATFNEVQGQAWLIVSCRPDAGKPEVTLRVDKALAESFPVGKYEGPGGVGEKMRLLRVAMDQGESASTYLASGTRQENNTFQWTFTPPQAEMERWINAPGTLVTLYIRQEDAGAPRLEASFVLPASNADLAALVRPCYKK